A single window of Larus michahellis chromosome 17, bLarMic1.1, whole genome shotgun sequence DNA harbors:
- the PHLDB1 gene encoding pleckstrin homology-like domain family B member 1 isoform X20 yields MDSLVLEEPVSPAGKKTPTCGRSPLTPVVNGGGRCLLSPPPSPGAASGGSSYENASPTFSPLSSPASSGGYTSPSPSSQEQGPAVPPLVPLRSSSYNHAVQPPPQRPPPPPGGGPGEPWPPERPGDHRAGSPRLTPRAMPRPRGTLQERPPSPFRDPPAPSRQPAGRAVPDPRLQPPESPRAARRNVESMRELPPLSPSMSRRAASPRAAPDAPSPQPRLGREVPGSPRARRKGPEEPRGAGSPSPPLLVDTPPRRPSFGACLSPAYGLSSPAVPSPRQSPRTPRKPLGDPRPPVGPRERKNSITEISDNEDELLEYHRRQRQERVREQEMERLERQRLETILNLCAEYSKTDGSEAGDVQRLLAGEVDAGRRVPRAAVALGRAAKELRQRESLEKSDEENLKEECSSTESTHHEHEELAGPRAKEAQRLEEERAGALGRLDQLKGRLKELEQQLQETSREAEMERALLQGEREAEAARLRQEQEAVQQLQEKLAGLDASIRKERDKERAKVDAERKELEQLRALYHESKSHLDKCPESLREQLREQMRREAEALEMEAKLFEDLEFQQLERESRLEEEREARGQQLLQSRAECHRSIARRKERVAALDAQAAQVRLQSAQEAERLGRERNGVLQLLQKEKEKLMSLERHYQLVTGGRSFPKMSSALREETLHISEPYELLEGTKPPSPLPAAAASLASPAARSYPKAQEEYMRLSDVFRFCSNAHGPSPDTKASAAAPAAAQRSFLLAVPPAADEYVTVEQLSGILGGPRAPAASLLSCTPLAPSSSGCAAPPPPLPSLSSPSVSAEMEQQLPGGPVWPPALDLEKWYQEVMAGFETSSSSLSPPSSPPPLPAKAHSSHKPLQVYRAKTEGDAGALTPRMKSGTPSSSQHNLSVLGRSPSPKLTACRPAQGPPSPAGSLPRNLAATLQDIETKRQLALQQKAQPLPAEPSQPGNLPGQQVIEEQKRRLAELKQKAAAEAQSQWEALHGQPPFPTAFPGLVHHSILHHHRPPGLGPRAEELDHAYDTLSLESSDSMETSISTGNNSACSPDNISSASGVEAGKIEEMEKMLKEAHAEKSRLMESREREMELRRQALEDERRRREQLERRLQDETARRQKMVEKEVKLREKHFSQARPLTRYLPIRKEDFDLRLHIESSGHSVDTCYHVILTEKMCKGYLVKMGGKIKSWKKRWFVFDRMKRTLSYYVDKHETKLKGVIYFQAIEEVYYDHLRSAAKSPNPALTFCVKTHDRLYYMVAPSAEAMRIWMDVIVTGAEGYTQFMN; encoded by the exons ATGGACTCGCTGGTGCTGGAGGAGCCGGTGTCCCCTGCCGGCAAGAAGACGCCCACCTGCGGCcggtcccccctcacccccgtGGTGAATGGGGGTGGGCGCTGCCTCCTgtcccccccgcccagccccggggccgccTCGGGGGGCTCCAGCTACGAGAACGCCTCCCCCACCTtctccccgctctcctccccggcCAGCAGCGGTGGCTACACCAGCCCCTCGcccagcagccaggagcaggggcCTGCTGTGCCCCCCCTcgtcccgctccgctcctccagcTACAACCACGCCGTGCAGCCGCCCCCCCAgcgcccaccccccccacctgGTGGGGGTCCCGGCGAGCCTTGGCCGCCCGAGAGGCCCGGGGACCACCGGGCAGGCAGCCCCCGGCTGACCCCCAGGGCCATGCCGCGGCCGCGGGGGACCCTGCAGGAgcggccccccagccccttccgcgaccccccggcccccagtcGGCAGCCCGCTGGCAGGGCGGTCCCGGacccccggctgcagccccccgagAGCCCGCGGGCGGCCCGCAGGAACGTGGAGAGCATGCGGGAGCTGCCCCCCTTGAGCCCCTCCATGTCGCGACGGGCTGCCAGCCCCCGGGCGGCCCCCgacgccccctccccgcagccccggctgggcagggaggtgcctggcagcccccgcgccaGGCGCAAGGGTCCGGAGGAGCCGAGGGGTGCCGGGAGCCCCTCACCCCCGCTGCTGGTGGACACCCCCCCACGCCGCCCCAGCTTCGGCGCCTGCCTGAGCCCGGCGTACGGGCTGAGCTCCCCGGCCGTGCCCTCGCCCCGGCAGAGCCCCCGCACCCCCAGGAAGCCCCTGGGGGACCCACGGCCGCCGGTGGGGCCGCGGGAGCGCAAGAACAGCATCACCGAGATCAGCGACAACGAGGACGAGCTGCTGGAGTACCAccggcggcagcggcaggagcgGGTGCGGGAGCAGGAGATGGAGCGCCTG GAGCGGCAGCGCCTGGAGACCATCCTGAACCTGTGTGCCGAGTACAGCAAGACGGACGGCAGCGAGGCGGGCGACGTGCAGCGGCTCCTGGCCGGCGAGGTGGATGCTGGCCGGCGGGTGCCCCGCGCTGCCGTGGCTCTGGGCCGTGCCGCCAAGGAGCTGCGGCAGAGGGAGAGCCTGGAGAAGTCGGACGAGGAGAACCTGAAGGAGGAGTGCAGCAGCACCGAGAGCACCCACCACGAG CACGAGGAGCTGGCGGGTCCCCGGGCCAAGGAGGCGcagcggctggaggaggagcgTGCCGGCGCGCTTGGCCGCCTGGACCAGCTGAAGGGCCGCCTcaaggagctggagcagcagctgcaggagacgTCGCGAGAG GCGGAGATGGAGCGGGCGCTGCTGCAGGGTGAgcgggaggcggaggcggcgcggctgcggcaggagcaggaggcggtgcagcagctgcaggagaagctcGCCGGCCTGGATGCCAGCATCCGGAAGGAGCGGGACAAG GAAAGGGCAAAGGTTGATGCTGAGAGGAAGGAGCTAGAGCAACTCCGGGCGCTTTACCATGAGTCGAAGAGCCACCTTGATAAGTGCCCCGAGTCACTGCGGGAGCAGTTGCGGGAGCAGATGCGAAGG GAGGCGGAGGCGCTGGAGATGGAGGCCAAGCTGTTCGAGGACCTGGAGTTCCAGCAGCTGGAGCGGGAGAGCCGCCTCGAGGAGGAGCGGGAGGCGCggggccagcagctcctgcagagccGGGCCGAGTGCCACCGCAGCATCGCCCGCAGGAAG gagcGGGTGGCCGCGCTGGACGCCCAGGCTGCCCAGGTCCGGCTGCAGAGCGCGCAGGAGGCCGAgcgcctgggcagggagaggaacggcgtcctgcagctcctgcagaag gagaaggagaagctcaTGTCTCTGGAGCGGCACTACCAGCTGGTCACAGGCGGCCGGAGCTTCCCCAAAATGTCCTCGGCTCTCAGAGAG GAGACCCTCCATATCTCAGAGCCTTATGAGCTGTTGGAGGGAACTAAGCCCCCGagccccctgccagcagcagccgcctcctTAGCTTCTCCTGCCGCCCGCTCCTACCCCAAGGCACAAGAG GAGTACATGAGGCTGTCTGACGTTTTCAGGTTCTGCAGCAATGCGCACGGCCCCAGCCCGGACACTAAAGCTTCTGCcgctgcccctgctgctgctcagcgCTCTTTCTTGCTTGCTGTACCTCCCGCAGCCGACGAG TACGTGACCGTTGAGCAGCTCTCGGGCATCCTGGGCGGCCCCCGCgcccctgctgcttccctgctgagCTGCACCCCGCTGGCTCCTTCATCCTCAGgctgtgctgctcctcctcctcctcttccatctctctcttctccctccgtCTCTGCAGAG ATGGAGCAGCAGCTGCCGGGGGGCCCCGTGTGGCCCCCGGCTCTTGATTTAGAGAAGTGGTACCAGGAGGTCATGGCTGGCTTtgagacctcctcctcctctctctctcctccttcttcccctcctccgCTTCCAGCTAAAGCTCACTCCTCTCACAAGCCTCTCCAG GTCTATCGTGCCAAAACGGAGGGTGACGCTGGTGCCCTCACCCCTCGGATGAAGAGTGGGACACCCTCGTCCTCGCAGCACAACCTCTCCGTGCTGGGGCGCAGCCCCTCGCCCAAG CTGACCGCCTGCCGTCCTGcccagggcccccccagcccggcgggCAGCCTCCCCCGCAACCTGGCGGCCACGCTGCAGGACATCGAGACCAAGCGCCAGCTGGCCCTGCAGCAGAAGG CCCAGCCGCTCCCAGCAGAGCCCTCGCAGCCGGGCAATCTACCAG GTCAGCAGGTGATCGAGGAGCAGAAGCGGCGGCTGGCGGAGCTGAAGCAGAAGGCGGCCGCCGAGGCTCAGTCCCAGTGGGAAGCCCTGCACGGGCAGCCCCCCTTCCCTACTGCCTTCCCCGGGCTCGTGCATCACTCCATCCTGCACCACCACCGTCCCCCCGGCCTCGGGCCCCGCGCCGAGGAGCTGGACCACGCGTACGACACCCTCAGCCTGGAGAGCTCGGACAGCATGGAGACCAGCATCTCCACCGGCAACAACTCTGCCTGCTCGCCCGACAACATCTCCAG TGCCAGTGGGGTGGAGGCAGGGAAGATCGAGGAGATGGAGAAGATGCTGAAGGAGGCGCACGCGGAGAAGTCGCGGCTGATGGAGTCCCGG GAGCGGGAGATGGAGCTGCGGCGGCAGGCGCTGGAGGACGAGCGCCGGCGCCGGGAGCAGCTGGAACGGCGGCTGCAGGATGAGACCGCGCGGCGGCAGAAGATGGTGGAGAAGGAGGTCAAGCTGCGGGAGAAGCACTTCTCACAG GCTCGTCCCCTGACGCGGTACCTCCCCATCCGCAAGGAGGACTTCGACCTGCGGCTGCACATCGAGTCCTCGGGCCACAGCGTGGACACCTGCTACCACGTCATCCTGACGGAGAAGATGTGCAAGGGCTACCTGGTCAAGATGGGCGGCAAGATCAAGTCTTGGAAGAAGCGCTGGTTCGTCTTTGACCGCATGAAGCGCACGCTCTCCTACTACGTGG ATAAACACGAGACGAAGCTGAAGGGCGTCATCTACTTCCAAGCCATCGAAGAAGTTTACTACGACCACCTCCGCAGCGCGGCCAAG agCCCCAACCCCGCGCTCACCTTCTGCGTCAAGACCCACGACCGCCTCTACTACATGGTGGCCCCCTCGGCCGAGGCCATGCGCATCTGGATGGACGTCATCGTCACCGGGGCCGAGGGCTACACCCAGTTCATGAactga